From one Rhodamnia argentea isolate NSW1041297 chromosome 1, ASM2092103v1, whole genome shotgun sequence genomic stretch:
- the LOC115733614 gene encoding TMV resistance protein N-like, producing the protein MASSSSSSSSKPRKSYDVFLSFRGPDVRNYFLGHLYTALDWVGISTYKDDEELRKGERISTELMKVIWESRIAVVVFSKNYASSTWCLEELVEIMECKEQRDLKVFPVFYKVDPREVRTPRESYLEAMAKHERKFGKDLERVGRWKNALFEAGSLSGWHFTDGSEADFIQHIVEEISTQLGRVPLDVAKYPVGIDFRVQQLRTILNLQSKDDVFVVGLWGQGGVGKTTLAKAIYNAVFREFQGSSFSERVRENSKSPSGMVALQEKLLSEVLLGKTFTVHSVARGSRLIEDRLHNKKVLIILDDVDAAWQLDALARNCQWFGNGSRIIITTRDKHILVSHGVNRDHMYEVEALGNSAALELFRKHAFQGNQEIEISTNLVDRVLHYASGLPLALEVLGSSLRGRGENEWKSTLQTLAKSPNKKINDVLKVSYDGLEHYAKEIFLDIACFFKGRDTKYIKKVLDSCDFDTIIGINNLIERCLIKDERGTLQMHDLIQSMGMDIVKEECRDDPGKRSRLWLYDDVLDVLQGDVGTDSIKAIVLKLQEPEVKYISPSAFTNMRKLRLLILHNVENSFSGPIHLPNELRWFEWPRCASIPEFRDGSKKLVGLDLSNTYITGVLKQFKCFGKLKFVKLKMCPSLVCMPDLSCTPTLEELDLSRCKNLERAHESLAYHGKLRKLDLGWCPKLQRFPDIPNKNKSLREVYLTQTSIEELPTSIGNLVSLERMRLDYCEKPTILPSSIYRLQNLLNLSLHGCSKLIKFPKVEEDSSDPHTKMGFPMLLELDLGGCHLPEVEFLENFSCFPHLKSLILSWNNFTNVPTFEKLYYLEHLYIAHCKQLQEIPKVPEKLRGLDATGCKSLSRIPSNLFDVEDVELCSCPELVHNGLSVTDWFKLEEKFYGKTHRCVVLPGGEMPKWLLPNKEGYISFVVSKDLYKKFLGVALCFVFRAEREGFFSFTLNVSVNGKQDEYPHVVFESFNLDHVYLGYWKTKDLWIGDYFGPNGPSHFHFGFRVDGDLSSKPIVKKCGFRLICKPLENDSEVLLQDGQLLDPALLYEVGYEDSQMSLEEESSSETGDLQDSQTSTEEDGSSELVYKGFDIADFSIEKHRYSSINPRYRNVRPGGEMPKEFVLVGDSTISFMASQDLYDKLLGLVLCVVFGVEDGRKEVSFDIVPHVNGQRRNVLAGTPGSFDSDHTWIQYLIPNVLWGALEGAVDFAQFEESYLRFSLAVRVSGGTVKKLGYLLSCRRLEDDLKVVLEDKQLMDPASLCEEFDLEDFDWASSKYLRKFHIFPRGRD; encoded by the exons atggcttcttcttcttcttcttcttcctccaaaccTAGAAAGAGTTATGacgtcttcttgagtttcagaggtCCAGATGTCCGCAATTACTTCCTTGGTCATCTCTACACAGCCCTAGACTGGGTGGGAATAAGCACTTACAAGGACGATGAAGAATTGAGGAAGGGCGAGCGAATATCGACCGAGCTCATGAAGGTGATTTGGGAGTCGCGCATTGCGGTCGTCGTTTTCTCCAAGAACTACGCCTCTTCGACGTGGTGTTTGGAAGAGTTGGTGGAGatcatggagtgcaaggagcaacgAGACCTCAAGGTCTTTCCggtgttttacaaagtggatCCTCGTGAAGTGAGAACACCGAGAGAGAGTTACCTAGAAGCTATGGCTAAGCATGAGCGAAAATTCGGGAAGGATTTGGAGAGAGTAGGGAGATGGAAGAATGCTCTTTTCGAGGCTGGTAGCTTGTCCGGGTGGCATTTTACTGATGG ATCTGAAGCGGACTTTATACAGCATATCGTAGAGGAAATCTCAACTCAACTGGGTCGTGTGCCACTAGATGTAGCCAAATATCCAGTTGGGATAGATTTCCGAGTACAACAGCTTAGAACAATCTTAAATCTACAGTCCAAGGATGATGTTTTTGTGGTAGGATTATGGGGACAAGGAGGTGTAGGGAAGACAACCCTTGCTAAAGCCATTTATAATGCTGTGTTTAGAGAGTTTCAAGGATCTAGTTTCTCGGAACGTGTTAGAGAAAATAGCAAAAGTCCCAGTGGTATGGttgctttgcaagaaaaattgctATCAGAGGTATTATTGGGGAAGACCTTTACAGTTCATAGTGTTGCAAGAGGAAGTCGTTTGATTGAAGATAGACTCCATAATAAGAAAGTTCTCATTATCCTCGATGATGTTGATGCTGCATGGCAGTTAGATGCTTTAGCTAGAAATTGCCAATGGTTCGGCAATGGAAGTAGGATAATTATCACAACAAGAGATAAGCATATTCTAGTTTCTCATGGGGTAAATCGAGATCATATGTATGAAGTTGAAGCTCTCGGGAATAGTGCAGCTCTTGAACTTTTTAGAAAGCATGCTTTTCAAGGAaatcaagaaatagaaataagcaCCAATCTTGTTGATAGGGTTTTACATTATGCCAGCGGTCTTCCTTTGGCTCTTGAAGTGTTGGGTTCTTCCTTGCGTGGTAGAGgagaaaatgaatggaaaagtACCCTGCAAACACTTGCCAAAAGtcccaataaaaaaatcaacgacGTGCTAAAGGTAAGTTATGATGGATTGGAGCACTATGCAAAGGAGATTTTTCTCGACATTGCTTGTTTCTTCAAGGGACGAGATACAAAGTACATTAAGAAAGTTCTTGATAGTTGTGATTTCGACACGATTATTGGGATAAACAATCTCATTGAGCGCTGCTTGATTAAGGATGAGCGAGGGACCTTACAAATGCATGACTTAATACAATCAATGGGTATGGATATCGTTAAAGAAGAATGTCGAGATGATCCCGGAAAACGCAGTAGGTTATGGCTTTATgatgatgttcttgatgttctaCAAGGAGATGTG GGAACAGATTCGATAAAAGCCATAGTGTTGAAGCTACAAGAGCCAGAAGTGAAGTATATCAGCCCAAGTGCTTTCACAAACATGAGAAAGCTGAGGTTGCTCATCTTGCATAATGTAGagaattctttttctggtccCATCCATCTGCCTAATGAGTTAAGGTGGTTTGAATGGCCTCGATGTGCCTCAATTCCAGAATTTAGAGATGGTTCAAAGAAGTTAGTTGGACTTGATCTATCAAATACCTACATCACAGGAGTGTTGAAACAATTTAAG TGCTTTGGAAAATTGAAATTCGTTAAGCTCAAGATGTGCCCGTCGCTGGTTTGTATGCCGGACCTCTCTTGTACTCCAACTCTCGAGGAATTGGATCTCTCTCGTTGCAAAAACTTGGAGCGTGCCCATGAATCGCTTGCGTATCATGGAAAGTTACGGAAGTTAGATTTAGGTTGGTGccctaaattgcaaagattccctgatattccaaataaaaacaaaagcttGCGAGAAGTTTATTTAACACAGACTTCGATTGAGGAACTGCCTACATCGATAGGAAATCTGGTCTCTCTCGAGAGAATGCGTCTAGATTATTGTGAGAAACCGACTATCCTTCCATCTAGCATTTACAGATTGCAAAATCTTCTCAATCTGAGTCTTCATGGCTGCTCAAAGCTAATTAAGTTTCCGAAGGTGGAGGAGGATTCGAGTGATCCTCATACAAAGATGGGATTTCCTATGTTGTTGGAGTTGGACCTTGGCGGGTGCCATCTCCCAGAAGTGGAGTTCTTGGAGAATTTTTCGTGTTTTCCCCACTTAAAATCTTTGATTTTGTCGTGGAACAATTTTACTAACGTTCCAACATTTGAGAAACTATATTACTTGGAACATTTGTATATTGCTCATTGTAAACAGCTACAAGAGATCCCTAAGGTTCCAGAGAAATTGAGAGGATTGGATGCGACTGGTTGCAAATCTCTGAGTAGAATTCCTTCCAACTTATTTGATGTGGAGGATGTTGAGTTATGTTCATGTCCTGAGCTGGTCCATAATGGGTTGTCCGTGACTGATTGGTTCAAGCTTGAGGAG AAATTTTACGGCAAAACTCATCGCTGCGTTGTTCTACCTGGAGGAGAGATGCCAAAGTGGTTGCTCCCTAATAAAGAAGGTTATATATCGTTCGTGGTTTCAAAGGATTTGTATAAGAAATTCCTAGGAGTAGCTTTATGTTTTGTATTTCGAGCAGAAAGAGAGGGGTTTTTCAGCTTTACGCTCAACGTATCCGTTAATGGTAAACAAGATGAGTATCCTCATGTTGTTTTCGAATCATTTAATTTGGATCATGTGTATCTTGGTtattggaaaacaaaggatttgTGGATAGGAGATTATTTTGGTCCAAATGGCCCGagtcattttcattttggctttaGAGTAGATGGAGACCTAAGTAGCAAGCCAATTGTCAAAAAGTGTGGATTTCGACTAATATGCAAGCCATTGGAGAATGATTCGGAGGTTTTGCTTCAAGACGGTCAGTTGCTGGATCCAGCTTTACTCTACGAGGTTGGGTATGAAGATAGTCAAATGAGCTTAGAGGAGGAAAGTTCAAGTGAAACAGGAGATTTACAAGATAGTCAAACGAGCACCGAGGAAGATGGTTCAAGCGAATTAGTTTACAAAGGATTCGACATTGCTGACTTCTCAattgag AAGCATCGCTATTCCTCTATTAATCCTCGTTATCGAAATGTTCGCCCTGGAGGAGAGATGCCAAAGGAGTTTGTCCTTGTTGGAGACAGCACCATATCGTTCATGGCATCACAAGACTTGTACGACAAGCTCCTAGGATTGGTCCTCTGTGTTGTTTTCGGCGTAGAAGATGGACGAAAGGAAGTATCTTTTGACATTGTGCCACATGTTAACGGTCAAAGACGGAATGTGCTAGCAGGAACTCCGGGTTCGTTTGATTCAGATCACACATGGATTCAATATCTCATACCAAATGTGTTGTGGGGAGCGTTGGAGGGAGCAGTTGATTTCGCTCAATTTGAGGAGAGTTATCTACGATTCAGCCTTGCAGTTAGAGTATCCGGTGGAACtgtaaaaaaattgggatattTGCTAAGCTGCAGGAGACTAGAGGATGATTTGAAGGTTGTGCTTGAAGACAAACAATTAATGGATCCAGCTTCGCTCTGTGAGGAATTTGATTTAGAAGACTTTGACTGGGCTTCATCAAAATACTTAcgcaaatttcacatttttccgAGAGGAAGAGATTAA